The Paramisgurnus dabryanus chromosome 1, PD_genome_1.1, whole genome shotgun sequence genome includes a window with the following:
- the LOC135749958 gene encoding LOW QUALITY PROTEIN: plakophilin-2 (The sequence of the model RefSeq protein was modified relative to this genomic sequence to represent the inferred CDS: inserted 2 bases in 1 codon): MFKPHLHHKEQPQXATRPTGSKTPDTVHLPASEESSMAEEADFMRSVLPIHRSFLSDDSSLAIPNTDKLTYADTHRRNRVQQQVQLTLSRKRKKPKLPDSSLSEGLSSCHISRSISLGNIHLKRTIPLVNHDATPQTTRPLLIADRSQWTNPEPSRFHRGFGSFRHRTRAGIRWGSNSFTLPCSTPTNHFHMTKHSIRYTESEVLRNPRLYVSGHSVMQFPSKPVYDASFVDDTDDVFLPSTPRNAAPEGFENNRMEQHSVRRNLNMQMEGGLGSHEQTENVSWQSHKRKLSQDIVAGRQPFQHSSQISTVEKSGTFGRTEKLEVKQNTMTASIKLGKQSEQGTEMTLKSAISHLGEDDMEVQITAANFIQNQCFNKPDAKKKLNVLKGVPKLLKLLETDDEELQRAAASALRNAVFENNENKMEIKNCEGLSVILGLLKNNRDIETRRQLTGLLWNLSSHDLLKEQLAREAVKPLTDNVLVPCSGICEGEDPKLDLLADPDIFYNATGCLRNLSSAGPDGREAMRDCEGLIECLIYYIRGTIADYKPDDKAAENCVCILHNLSYRYDCGMPQIDGPDVQESRQNLTAQTNPGCFIITSPKYPEETETDYPLLEENANPEGAEWLWSAITVRMYLSLIAVSANQNTKVASISTLQNLTACSGEMSQAIAHFIVRKEGGLLHVKKMLQEEEKEEIRISVSLVKNISRYRELHRDIVNLVLPELVTILPNSDSDSECPIDVTVTICQILINLSHVSIQNTCAIVNQGALPKIMSISTKNNGFGPTRAGKAACILLHTLWKHTDLRSSYKKAGYRKSDFINSKTVKAVNSARE, from the exons ATGTTTAAACCACACCTTCATCACAAAGAACAGCCGCA CGCAACACGCCCGACAGGGAGTAAAACACCTGACACTGTACACCTCCCTGCATCTGAAGAGAGCTCAATGGCGGAGGAAGCAGATTTTATGCGTTCTGTGTTGCCCATTCACAGGTCATTTCTATCGGATGACTCTTCTCTGGCTATACCGAACACGGACAAACTGACATACGCCGATACTCACCGACGAAACCGAGTACAGCAACAAGTGCAGCTCACTCTCTCGCGCAAAAGAAAGAAACCAAAACTGCCAG ATTCATCTCTCTCAGAAGGCTTGTCTAGCTGTCACATATCACGAAGTATATCTTTAGGAAACATTCACCTGAAG CGAACGATCCCGTTGGTCAACCACGATGCTACGCCGCAAACAACAAGACCATTGTTGATTGCCGATCGATCTCAGTGGACGAACCCAGAGCCTTCTCGTTTTCACAGGGGCTTCGGAAGCTTTCGTCACAGAACGAGGGCGGGTATTCGTTGGGGGTCCAATTCGTTTACTCTCCCCTGCTCCACTCCAACCAACCATTTTCATATGACCAAACACTCTATACGTTACACAGAGTCAGAAGTTCTGCGTAATCCGAGGTTGTACGTTTCTGGCCACTCTGTTATGCAATTCCCTAGTAAACCTGTTTATGATGCCAGTTTCGTGGATGATACGGATGACGTGTTTTTACCAAGCACCCCACGTAACGCTGCCCCGGAAGGGTTTGAGAATAACAGAATGGAGCAGCACAGCGTTCGAAGAAACCTCAACATGCAAATGGAGGGGGGTTTGGGTTCTCATGAACAGACAGAGAACGTGTCCTGGCAGAGTCACAAACGGAAGTTGAGCCAGGACATTGTTGCAGGAAGACAACCCTTCCAACACAGCTCCCAAATCAGCACAGTGGAGAAGTCCGGAACTTTTGGAAGGACTGAAAAGCTGGAGGTCAAACAAAATACAATGACAGCTTCAATAAA GTTGGGCAAGCAAAGTGAGCAAGGCACAGAGATGACACTAAAAAGTGCTATAAGTCATCTAGGGGAAGATGATATGGAAGTGCAAATCACTGCAGCTAACTTCATACAGAACCAGTGCTTTAACAAACCAGATGCTAAGAAAAAG CTAAATGTTTTAAAAGGCGTTCCAAAGCTGCTGAAGCTCTTGGAGACTGACGACGAGGAGCTCCAGAGAGCCGCCGCCAGTGCTCTCCGAAACGCCGTTTTCGAAAACAACGAAAACAAGATGGAAATCAAAAACTGCGAAGGGCTTTCTGTGATCTTGGGCCTGCTCAAAAACAACCGGGACATTGAGACTCGAAGGCAGCTCACGG GGTTGCTGTGGAATCTTTCATCTCACGACCTGTTGAAAGAGCAGCTCGCAAGAGAAGCGGTCAAACCTCTTACAGACAACGTGCTGGTGCCTTGCTCGGGCATTTGTGAAGGCGAGGATCCCAAACTGGATCTTTTGGCTGATCCTGACATTTTCTACAATGCTACTGGATGCCTGAG AAATTTGAGTTCAGCTGGTCCTGATGGACGTGAAGCCATGCGGGACTGTGAGGGGCTTATCGAGTGTCTCATCTATTACATTCGTGGCACCATTGCAGACTACAAACCTGATGATAAG gcCGCAGAAAACTGTGTGTGTATCCTGCACAACCTCTCCTATCGGTATGATTGTGGGATGCCTCAAATAGATGGCCCAGATGTTCAGGAGTCCAGACAGAATCTCACAGCACAAACTAATCCTGGCTGTTTTATCATCACAAGTCCAAAATATCCAGAG GAAACAGAGACCGATTATCCTTTATTGGAAGAGAATGCCAATCCTGAAGGTGCAGAGTGGCTCTGGAGCGCAATCACCGTTCGCATGTACCTCTCACTTATTGCCGTCAGTGCTAACCAAAACACAAAAGTGGCATCCATCTCAACTCTGCAGAACCTCACTGCTTGTTCTGGAGAG ATGTCCCAGGCCATCGCACATTTCATTGTGCGAAAAGAGGGAGGCCTTCTTCACGTGAAAAAGATGCTGCAAGAAGAAGAAAAGGAAGAAATCAGAATATCAGTGTCGTTGGTTAAAAACATCTCTCGCTACAGAGAACTGCATAGAGACATCG TGAATCTGGTGCTACCAGAGCTGGTTACCATACTACCCAACTCTGACAGTGACTCGGAGTGCCCTATAGATGTCACAGTCACAATCTGTCAAATCCTTATCAACCTGAGCCATGTGTCCATACAGAACACCTGTGCAATTGTAAACCAAGGAGCATTACCCAAGATTATGAGCATCAGCACTAAAAACAATGG ATTTGGGCCCACACGGGCAGGCAAGGCAGCCTGTATTTTACTGCACACCCTGTGGAAGCATACTGACCTGCGCAGCAGTTATAAGAAG GCTGGTTACAGGAAAAGCGATTTTATAAATAGCAAGACAGTGAAGGCTGTGAATTCTGCACGGGAATAA